The following nucleotide sequence is from Nesterenkonia xinjiangensis.
CCCGGGGTGAGGACCCGAGTGCCACGCTCCGCCGCCCCGGGGTCCCGAGCCAGCACGACGGCGATGTGCAGGGAGAGCGCCAGGACCGTGACATCCCGACCGGCCAGTGCCTGGGCCACCGCCGTGCAGGTGGTACCGTCATCGATGATCACGCTGGAGCCGTCCGGGATCAGCGCGGCCGCAGCTCGACCGATCGCCCGCTTTTCCTCGACATGGCTCTCCCGCCGGACTTCATAGGGCAGATGCGTGCCGCGCGCGGGCAGACCGACCGCACCGCCGTGGGTGCGGCGGAGCAGACCACACTGCTCCAGCTCGCTGAGGTCCCGCCGGATCGTCATCGCCGACGCCCCGGTGGCTCGCACCAGATCGGCGGCACGGACCTCCTCACCTCCGCGGACGGCCGCGATGATCGTTCTATGTCTGTTCGCACGTTGCATGTGTGCGATTCCAGCGGAAGACTGCTCGCCATGCAAATGCCCACCTCACCGCGTGGAGACCAGCACGGACCGGTCTCCGTCCGGCTGCGCCGCAGCCGTCTGGCCACCATGACGGCCTTCGCCACCAACGGTGCGCTGCCGGCCTCGCTGCTGGCACGCTACGCGGAGGTCAAGGAGACGCTGGGGCTGAGCCCTGCGCTCTTCGGCCTGCTCGTGGTCGGCTTCGGCCTGGGAGGCACACTCGCGGTGCACCTTCCAGGAGTGGTCTCTCGCACCGTCGGCGTGGCGCGCGCCGCAGGATTCGGCACCCTGTGGGTCGGCGCGTCACTGGTGCTGGCCACAGTCGGCATCGCCCTCGGCGATCCCTGGCTGGTGGTGGCGGGCCTTCTCCTGGCCGGCTTCGGTGACGCCACGGTGGACGTCGCACAGAACTCCCAGGGGCTGAGGGTCCAGGAGGCCTACGGCCGCTCTCTGCTGAACTCCATGCATGCGGGCTGGAGCATCGGTGCCGCGCTCGGTGGCGGCGTCGGCACGCTGGCGGCCCTGGCAGGGATTCCGCTGCTCGGGCACATGGCAGTCTGGGCGATGGTCTGCGTGCTGGCCATGAGCCTCTCCGCGCGTGCGTTCCTGCCTGAGCCTCGGCGCGTCCTGGGCACCGCACAGAGCACCACACGACCCACCGGCTGGGCGACGGCGAAGATCCTCGTGCCCCTGGCGCTGGTCGCCCTGGCCGGCATCTCGGTGGAGGACGTCGGCAACAACTGGTCGGCGGTGCTGCTCTCCAGCGAACGGGACATGGCGGCTGCCTCCGCCGGCGTGGGTCTGACCGTGCTGCTGACCGCCCAGTTCATCGGCAGGATGCTCGGCGATCGAGTGATCGACCGCCTCGGCGATCGCCGTTCGCTGCTGCTGAGCCTCGCAGCCGTCATCCTCGGACTCCTCGCCGCGGCCTGGGCTCCGACCATCGCGCTGACGCTGGCCGGCCTCGCGCTGGCCGGGCTGGGCTGCGCCGTGACCGTACCCATCGCCTTCGCTCGGGCCGACGCAGTTCCCGGCCTGCCTCCGCACAGCGGCGTCACCTGGATCAGCTGGACGATGCGGACCGTCACTCTGAGCCTCTCTCCGACGATCGGCGCCCTGAGCCAGGGGACCTCCCTGCCGATCGCCCTCACCGCGGTGACGCTGATCGCGGTGCTGGCGCTGGCCCTGCAGCTGCGGACCCGGGGCGCTGAACCTCGAGGCGGCCCGGCGGGACCCTGATGTCGACCCTCGTCTCGACGGTCGGACCGATGCCGACGATAGGATGGATCCCATGGCTTCCGTCTCTCCCCCGACTGCCCCCGTCGGCACGCTGACCAAGGGCACCGTGAGCCCGCCGCGCCCGGTCCCGAACCACATCGAGAAGCCGAACTACGTCGGCCTGGACGCCCCGCCCGACTACACGGGCGAGAACGTCTACGACGCCGAGACCGTGGCTCGGATCCGCCGGGCGGGACGGCTCGCCGCCGACGCGATGGTCGCCACCGGGGAACAGATCAGGCCCGGGGTGACCACCGACGAGCTGGACGCCTTCGCCCATGACTACCTCACCTCAAGGGGCGCCTACCCGTCCTGCCTCTCCTACCGAGGCTTCCCCAAGGCGATCTGCACCTCCATCAACGAGGTCATCTGCCATGGGATCCCGGACTCCACCCCGCTGCAGGACGGCGACATCGTCAATCTCGACATCACCGCGTACCTCGACGGAGTCCATGGCGACCACAACCACACCTTCCTGGTGGGCGACGTCGACGAGGAGTCGCGCCTTCTCGTCGAACGCACCCATGAGGCGATGATGCGTGGCATCCGTGCGGTGAAGCCGGGGCGCCCCATCAACGTGATCGGCCGCTCCATCGAGTCCTATGCCAAGCGGTTCGGATACGGGGTGGTGCGTGAGTTCATCGGCCACGGCGTGGGCAAGGCCTTCCACACCGGCCTGGTGATCCCCCACTACGACACCGCCCCGGACCACTCCCAGCTGATGGAGCCGGGCATGGTGTTCACCATCGAGCCGATGCTGACTCTCGGCACCCGTCACTGGGACATGTGGGCCGATGACTGGACGGCAGTGACCCGGGACAGGAGGCGCACCGCCCAGTTCGAACACACGCTGGTCGTCACCGACGGCGGTTCCGAGATCCTCACACTGCCTTCGGGGGACGACGGCTGATCACTGCTCGCGGGTGACAGAGGTGACCTAGATCGCGTACACCGGCTATCCTGGTCCGTGGCCGGCTCGCAGGAGCGTCCGGTCGATCACATCCGGTGCGACGACGCACGTCCAGTCCCTGTGGCCCGCGAGCGGAGCCGAAGGCGCGTCGCCGACCGTCGGCCGTGCTCTTCTCGCCTCACCCCTTGGAGAGCAATGACCCAGTCTGACCAGTCCCAGCCCTTGGCCGCCCAGGCGGTGGCCCCGGCCAGCGTCGCCCTCGACCACCTGCCGAAGCGCGCCATCGGCATCGATGTGGGCGGCACCGGCATCAAGGGCGGGATCGTCAATCTACACAAGGGCAAGCTGGTCGGGGAACGCTTCCGCATCCCGACGCCGAGGCCTGCCACACCGGAGGCCGTGGCCGAGGTCATCAGCACCATCCTGGAGGAGCTGCTGGGGCGCGAGAAGGCTCCCGACCGGGACGAGCTGGCGGTGGGCGTGCTGGTGCCCGGCATCGTGATCGACAACGTGGTGCTCTCCGCGGCGAACATCGACGACTCCTGGATCGAATGCGACGCCGGCGAGCTTCTGCGCGAGCTCCCCGGGGACATCTTCACGTTCAACGACGCCGACGGTGCCGGCCTGGCCGAGGCGCGCTACGGCGCCGGCGCCGGGCGGTCGGGCTCCGTCCTGACCATCACCCTGGGTACAGGCATCGGCTCGGCCCTGGTGCACGACGGGGTGCTCGTGCCCAACAGCGAGCTGGGCCATCTGGAGTTCGAAGGCGAGGTCGCCGAGGTGGTGGCCTCCGCCGCTGCCCGGGAGCGGATGGACATGCCCTGGGATGAGTACGGGAGGCTCCTAGACCGCTATCTCACCCATGTGGAGCGGCTGTTCTCCCCCTCGCAGTTCATCATCGGAGGAGGCATCTCCAAACGCAGCGACGATTTCCTGCCGCAGGTCAGCAGCCCTCGCGCCCCCGTGGTTCCGGCACAGCTGAAGAACAACGCCGGCATCGTGGGCGCGGCCCTCTATGGAGCGGAACAGCGCGCCCTGGCCCAGCGATCCGACGCCGCGGATCTCGATCGCGTGGCCGCGGAGAAAGTTGCCGCTGAAGCCTGAGCTCCGGCCTCGTCCGCAGGGAGTCTTGGTATAGTTCAGACGCCGGTGCGCCCGTCCCCTGTCACCGCGCGACCACGGGACGAGGCCGCCGGTCCAGGGCCTTTAGCTCAGCTGGTAGAGCATCGCGTTTACACCGCGAGTGTCGTCGGTTCGATCCCGGCAGGGCCCACACGATCGGTGTCGTCCTCAGCCCATCGGACACCCGTCGCACCAGCGCATCTCCAGTCTCCTGACGCGGACTCGGTGAGGAGGCGCCACTCGGAACGAGGCACTCGATGTCCGCAGCTGTGGACCTGCACTATCCCTTCGACGGCCGGTGGCTGACGCAGAACAGCCCTGCCGATCGAGTGCCCAGCCACGGCACTGTCCTGTTCGCCGCCTCGTACGCCATCGACTTCGTGCCTGTGGACGACACCGGGCGCACCGCTCCGATCTCCCTGCGCTCACTTGTGCGCTCGGAATCACCGGACCGGTTCCCGGGCTTCGGCCGCCCGGTGCTGGCGCCGGTCGAGGGGGTCATCGTGGCGGCGCATGACGCCGAAGGCGATCACGCCGTCCATCGCGGGCTGCCCTCAGTCGGCTATGCCCTCACCCAGCGCTCCCGCGCGACCCAGGGCTGGGTCGCCCTCGCCGGCAATCATGTGTTCATCGATGCCGGCGGCGCCGTCATCGTCCTCTGCCACCTCCAGCAGGACAGTGTCTGCGTGGAGGTCGGGCAGAAGGTGCGTCCCGGCGACATGCTGGGACGCTGCGGGAACTCAGGCAACAGCACCGAACCGCACCTCCACCTTCAGGCGATGGACCGGTCCGACGTTGAGCGCGCCCGAGCTGTGCCCTTCACCTTGCGCGGCTCGCTGCCGCCCAATGGCGTGGTCGTCGACAGCGGGAAGGTCTGAGCCCCACCGAGCCTCCGATGACAGGAGCCCGGGTCCACGCTGATGCGTAGACCCGGGCTCCGGTCAGGTGCTGAGAGGCGCCGCTGACCGCGCGTGCGCTCAGTGCTCGTCGTAGTGGTCGCCATGGGCGGCGTGGCGGTGGCCGTCGTGGACGTAGTCCACGTGGTCCTCGTGCGGCACTGCTTCGTGGCCGCAGTTCTCGCCGTGCTGGTGCTCCTCGACGGTGTGCTCGGCAGCCTTGTGGTCAGTCATGGTGAGATCCTTCCGGGCCGTCGGTCGGCCGTCTTCGTGGTGTGAGACTCTTCGACGTGCGCGATGGCGTCATCGACGATATGTGCGACATGATCGTCCGCCAGGTGATAGTTCATGGCTTTGCCATGCCGGTCCGCCGCCACCAGCCCCGCCTGCTTCAAGGACCGCAGGTGCTGGGAGACCAACGGCTGCGACATTCCTGTCACCTCCACCAGTCTCCCCACCGTTCGGGGCGACTCGCCGAGCAGCTGCAGCAGCTGGAGCCTCGACTCATTGCCGAGGACTTTGAACAGCTGAGCAGCCGCCACCACACCGTGTTCGTCGTGCACAGCTCCACCTCACCACACATATAAATAGATTGCAATCTGTTTACCGGGAATCGTTCTCAAGGCCTTCAGAATAGGCGAGCCCCTGTCGGGCACGTCACCCGGCACCCCCACCCGGAGGACCCGCCCCACGCGGGGTCGCAGCCGGTGAGCTCGTGCCATCGACCGCTGGGTTAAGTAGACTGCCGAGCGTCCGTGTCGAGGACGACGAGGCACTGCCTACGTCACGGGCGAGGGAGCGGGACCCGGCGAGACGGTGGAGCTGCGCTCCATCATGCGACCCGGCGGGAAGAGGAGGAACCGTGCCTGACCCCCACACCGACGGCGGCTCTGCCGCCACCTCGCCTCGGCGGCACGCGCCGACGTCCCGCCGGACGATTCGTCTCTCCTTCCTGGTCGCGGCAGTCCTGGGCACGCTGCATGCGATTCCCAGCTTCTACTGGGCCCTGGGCGGCGAACGGCTGCTGCCACTGGTCGGACAGTGGGCCGTCGACGCCGTCAGGCAGGGCGACACCTCGTGGACGCTCCTCCTGCTGGCGACTGGTGTGCTGAAGCTCGCCGCCGCATGGGTGCCGATGCTCGCCGAGGAGGGCGGACTCCCCTGGCCCAAGCTGTGGCGAGCGACCTCCTGGGTGGGAGCCGTGGGCCTGATCCTCTACGGAGGTGCCGATATCGTCGCCGGCGGGCTCGTCCTGATGGGTGTCCTGGACGTCGAGGTCAGCGACCGAACCGGTCTCCTCGGGCACACCCTCCTCTGGGGTCCCCATTTCATGCTGTGGGGACTGGCACTGCTCGGTGCCCTGGTGCTGAGCCGGCGTGGTCCCGGAGCCTCGTCGCGATGATTCCGCCAGACTCCGTCGAGGTGTCAGCGAGGAGAGAGCAGCTCGATGCCAGGAGCATCAGCAGCCCCTGATCCCCCGGATGCGGCCGGATACAGGACCCCGACCCCGGTGACCGTCAGCCCGACCGCAGCACCGGCTCGCAGGGGGTCGGCGTTGAGCCGACGCACCCGGACGAGCTCCTTGAGCCCTTCCACCGCCACCACAGCCGTGGTGTCGTGGCCGAAGTACTGCGAGGACACCACGATCCCCGGCGTGCCCTGTTCGGTGAGCTCGATCTGCTCCGGACGCAGCATCACGGTGCCGTGCCCGGGTTGGCCGTCGGGGACCTCGGGCGAATTCTGAGGGGCCGTGAGCTCGGCTGCGTCCGGGGAGATCACTCGTATCTCACCCAGGGCCGTGGTGGCTCGGCCGGTGCCCGTGGTCCGCGCCGGGAGCAGCACCGACTCCCCGAGGAACTGTGCGGTGCGGGTGTCCCGCGGACGCCGGTAGACGGACTCTGGACTGCCGATCTGAGAGAGGCGTCCCTCCTGGAGCACGGCCACCTGATCTGCGAAGGACAGCGCCTCGTCCTGATCATGGGTGACCAGCACCGTGGTGGTGCCGGTGGTGGCGAGGATCTCACGCACTGCCTGACGAGTGGTCTCGCGGAGCCCCGCGTCCAGCGCGGAGAAGGGTTCGTCGAGCAGGATGACGTCAGGCCGGCGTGCCAGCGCCCGAGCCAGTGCGACGCGCTGCCGCTGGCCGCCAGAGAGCTGGTCGGGCCTCCGGCGAGCGTGCTCACGGTCCAGGCTGACCAGATCAAGGAGCTCCTCGACCCGGCGCCGGGTCTCCCTGCGTCGAGTCCCGCGCGGCAGGCCGAAGGCGATGTTGCCGGCGACG
It contains:
- a CDS encoding DeoR/GlpR family DNA-binding transcription regulator, which gives rise to MQRANRHRTIIAAVRGGEEVRAADLVRATGASAMTIRRDLSELEQCGLLRRTHGGAVGLPARGTHLPYEVRRESHVEEKRAIGRAAAALIPDGSSVIIDDGTTCTAVAQALAGRDVTVLALSLHIAVVLARDPGAAERGTRVLTPGGELNAGELSWSGHRAVRDIEGFRADVGVLGVCGWDEHSGMTASTVQDADIKRAIRSSSRELIAAAGADKLGVSATFAVCATEEIGTVVTGELRLEQRLWLEQSGVDVVTVA
- a CDS encoding MFS transporter, with protein sequence MQMPTSPRGDQHGPVSVRLRRSRLATMTAFATNGALPASLLARYAEVKETLGLSPALFGLLVVGFGLGGTLAVHLPGVVSRTVGVARAAGFGTLWVGASLVLATVGIALGDPWLVVAGLLLAGFGDATVDVAQNSQGLRVQEAYGRSLLNSMHAGWSIGAALGGGVGTLAALAGIPLLGHMAVWAMVCVLAMSLSARAFLPEPRRVLGTAQSTTRPTGWATAKILVPLALVALAGISVEDVGNNWSAVLLSSERDMAAASAGVGLTVLLTAQFIGRMLGDRVIDRLGDRRSLLLSLAAVILGLLAAAWAPTIALTLAGLALAGLGCAVTVPIAFARADAVPGLPPHSGVTWISWTMRTVTLSLSPTIGALSQGTSLPIALTAVTLIAVLALALQLRTRGAEPRGGPAGP
- the map gene encoding type I methionyl aminopeptidase, with protein sequence MASVSPPTAPVGTLTKGTVSPPRPVPNHIEKPNYVGLDAPPDYTGENVYDAETVARIRRAGRLAADAMVATGEQIRPGVTTDELDAFAHDYLTSRGAYPSCLSYRGFPKAICTSINEVICHGIPDSTPLQDGDIVNLDITAYLDGVHGDHNHTFLVGDVDEESRLLVERTHEAMMRGIRAVKPGRPINVIGRSIESYAKRFGYGVVREFIGHGVGKAFHTGLVIPHYDTAPDHSQLMEPGMVFTIEPMLTLGTRHWDMWADDWTAVTRDRRRTAQFEHTLVVTDGGSEILTLPSGDDG
- the ppgK gene encoding polyphosphate--glucose phosphotransferase — its product is MTQSDQSQPLAAQAVAPASVALDHLPKRAIGIDVGGTGIKGGIVNLHKGKLVGERFRIPTPRPATPEAVAEVISTILEELLGREKAPDRDELAVGVLVPGIVIDNVVLSAANIDDSWIECDAGELLRELPGDIFTFNDADGAGLAEARYGAGAGRSGSVLTITLGTGIGSALVHDGVLVPNSELGHLEFEGEVAEVVASAAARERMDMPWDEYGRLLDRYLTHVERLFSPSQFIIGGGISKRSDDFLPQVSSPRAPVVPAQLKNNAGIVGAALYGAEQRALAQRSDAADLDRVAAEKVAAEA
- a CDS encoding M23 family metallopeptidase; its protein translation is MSAAVDLHYPFDGRWLTQNSPADRVPSHGTVLFAASYAIDFVPVDDTGRTAPISLRSLVRSESPDRFPGFGRPVLAPVEGVIVAAHDAEGDHAVHRGLPSVGYALTQRSRATQGWVALAGNHVFIDAGGAVIVLCHLQQDSVCVEVGQKVRPGDMLGRCGNSGNSTEPHLHLQAMDRSDVERARAVPFTLRGSLPPNGVVVDSGKV
- a CDS encoding zinc transporter permease; the encoded protein is MTDHKAAEHTVEEHQHGENCGHEAVPHEDHVDYVHDGHRHAAHGDHYDEH
- a CDS encoding metalloregulator ArsR/SmtB family transcription factor translates to MHDEHGVVAAAQLFKVLGNESRLQLLQLLGESPRTVGRLVEVTGMSQPLVSQHLRSLKQAGLVAADRHGKAMNYHLADDHVAHIVDDAIAHVEESHTTKTADRRPGRISP
- a CDS encoding DUF3995 domain-containing protein, which produces MPDPHTDGGSAATSPRRHAPTSRRTIRLSFLVAAVLGTLHAIPSFYWALGGERLLPLVGQWAVDAVRQGDTSWTLLLLATGVLKLAAAWVPMLAEEGGLPWPKLWRATSWVGAVGLILYGGADIVAGGLVLMGVLDVEVSDRTGLLGHTLLWGPHFMLWGLALLGALVLSRRGPGASSR
- a CDS encoding ABC transporter ATP-binding protein, coding for MSALTLNTSTSEPHPAAAASSPLDVATPAGLEVTGVAVSFGGERVLHDIALQVSAGTTTAIVGPSGSGKTSLLRVIAGFLDPGSGAVMLRGADVTAVAPHRRSIGLVAQDGALFPHLDVAGNIAFGLPRGTRRRETRRRVEELLDLVSLDREHARRRPDQLSGGQRQRVALARALARRPDVILLDEPFSALDAGLRETTRQAVREILATTGTTTVLVTHDQDEALSFADQVAVLQEGRLSQIGSPESVYRRPRDTRTAQFLGESVLLPARTTGTGRATTALGEIRVISPDAAELTAPQNSPEVPDGQPGHGTVMLRPEQIELTEQGTPGIVVSSQYFGHDTTAVVAVEGLKELVRVRRLNADPLRAGAAVGLTVTGVGVLYPAASGGSGAADAPGIELLSPR